GGCCGGCGGCTGCGCGGCGCCCGACGGCACCTCGCCCGCTCCGGGTACGCCTGGTACATCCGTGACGTGACCGAGGAGCACGCCCGCGCCGATGCCCTGCGTGCCGAGCGCTCCCGCACCGCGTTCCTCGCCCAGGCCGGCAGCCAGCTCGGGCTGTCCCTGCAGCGGGACCAGGTGCTCCTGGCCGCCACCACCCTCGCCGTTCCATACCTGGCCGACATCGCCGTGGCGCTGCCTCGACCGACCGTGCCGGCCGAGCCGCACGCCCGCTGGATCCGGTACGCCGACGGTGAGCCGGCCCCGGTCACCGGGTTGGCCGGGGCGGCACTGACCAGCACCGTGCCCGGGCTCGCCGAGGCGCTGGCGGGCGACCTCACCGAGCCGGTCCCCTGGCTGGACGCCGAGCCTGCCAACCTGGCCACCATGCTGCCGCCCGGGTTCGGCCCGCCGGGCATGGTGCTGGTCTGCCCGCTGCTCAGCGCCGGCGGGTCGGCCGGTGCTCTGCTGCTGATCCGCCGAGCCGGGCGGGCGGGCTTCGACCGGCGCGACGTCGAGTTGGCCCGCGAGTTCGCCGCCCGGGCCGGTGCCGCGCTGGCCACCGCCGATCTCCACGCCGAGCAGGCCCACCTGGCCCGGGTGCTGCAGGCGAGTCTGCTCCCGCCCGATCTGCCCACCGTGCCCGGCGTGACCATGGCCGGCGGTTACCGGGCCGCCGGGGACAGCCTGCACATCGGCGGCGACTTCTACGAGGTGTTCCCGCACCCTCGCGGCGCCCTGTTCGCGCTCGGCGACGTGTGCGGCAGGGGCGTGGGCGCGGCCGTGCTGACCGGCCGGGTCCGCCAGTCGTTGCAGACGCTGCGGCTTGTCGAGCAGCGTCCGCTGGAGCTGATCCACCTGCTCGACCGGGCGCTGTTCGACGCGCCGGACGCGGCGGGACGCAGCCAGTTCACCACCCTGCTGCTCGGCTCGCTGGACTGCGGGCCGGCCGGGGCGGACGCCCGGATCGCCGGCGGGGGCCACCCGGCCCCCATGTTGGTGACCGCCGACGGCACGGTCACCCCGATCCCGGTCGGTGGCATGCCGGTCGGCGCGTTGACTGTCGCACGATTCGCCGAGGCACGGGTGCACCTCGACCCGGGTGACCTGCTGCTCGCGTACACCAATGGGGTGACCGAGGCGCGCGGCCCGCGCGACGGGGCGATGTTCGGCGCGGCCCGGCTGCGCGCCGCGCTCGCGTCGGCGGCCGGGCGGCCGCCGGCGGCGCTGATCGACCGGGTGCTCCAGGCGGTCGACGACTGGTTGGACGGGCAGGCCCACGACGACATCGCGATGCTGGCCGTGGGCGTCGACGCCGGTGTAACCGACGGGTTCGGCGCGTAGCCCCTGGTTGCCGACGGGGTGGCCGCCGCCCCGACCGGTGCCGGAGTGTCGGCCCGAACGGTCGTTCAGGCGGTCCGCGCCACCGGCGGGTCACCGGCCGGCCAGTCCCGATTGCTGCCGATCGACCGTTCCGGGCCGCCCGCTGGGCCCGCCCACACCGCGCGGGCCTGCCGGTCCGGATCGACCGACCAGTCCCTGGACCGCACGGTGGGCCGGTCCGGGTCGTCCGGCCACTCGCCCTGCCCCGCCGATTCGCCAGGCGCCGAAGCGCTCTGCGCCTGCTGACGGCGAGCGCTCTCGTCGAATTCCCGCATTCCGCTCAGCAGAGCGTCGCGGCCTCCCGGGCTCATCGCGGCCAGCACGGCGGCAAGCTGCGCCTGACGGTCGGCCCGCAACTCGGCGAGGAGTCGACGGGCGTCGGGAGTGAGGTGCAGCGAGATCTCCCGCCGGTCGAACCGGCCCGGCTCGCGCTCCAGCATGCCGGCGGCAACCAACCGGTCGCAGAGGCGGCTGGCGGAGCTGAGCAGCATGCCGAGCCGCGTGGCGAGCCGACGCAGGTTGATCCCGTCGTGCTGCTCCACCACCATCACCGCCCGTAACTGGGCGCCGGAGACGCGGTTGGCGGTCCCCTCCCGGGCGGATTCCCAGATGCCCAACAGGGCAGCGGCCGCCTCGTCCAACGCGGCAGCCATACTCTTCTCGGGGTCACTCGGACCGTTCAGTTCGGTCATGGTGGCCCGAGACTACTCCGAGCCCACTGGTCGTCGAGCTTTCAGCAGGGGAGTGACGATGAGCGAACCGGTCAATCAGGCACGACGTGCCCTGAACGAGACACCAGCCGACCGGCTCGTCGGTGGGGTCGGGGATGTGCTCGTCCGGTCGTACGGGATCACCGACGTCGAGCTGTACCAGGTCGACTACCGGCTCTCCG
The nucleotide sequence above comes from Micromonospora luteifusca. Encoded proteins:
- a CDS encoding PP2C family protein-serine/threonine phosphatase, whose protein sequence is MTTTRQPSGTALPADSRLARELLDGLAEAVLTTDETGQVTLTNAMATELLPEVTTGTELASCPVTALAQAVAGDADRFDADHHGRRLRGARRHLARSGYAWYIRDVTEEHARADALRAERSRTAFLAQAGSQLGLSLQRDQVLLAATTLAVPYLADIAVALPRPTVPAEPHARWIRYADGEPAPVTGLAGAALTSTVPGLAEALAGDLTEPVPWLDAEPANLATMLPPGFGPPGMVLVCPLLSAGGSAGALLLIRRAGRAGFDRRDVELAREFAARAGAALATADLHAEQAHLARVLQASLLPPDLPTVPGVTMAGGYRAAGDSLHIGGDFYEVFPHPRGALFALGDVCGRGVGAAVLTGRVRQSLQTLRLVEQRPLELIHLLDRALFDAPDAAGRSQFTTLLLGSLDCGPAGADARIAGGGHPAPMLVTADGTVTPIPVGGMPVGALTVARFAEARVHLDPGDLLLAYTNGVTEARGPRDGAMFGAARLRAALASAAGRPPAALIDRVLQAVDDWLDGQAHDDIAMLAVGVDAGVTDGFGA
- a CDS encoding MarR family winged helix-turn-helix transcriptional regulator gives rise to the protein MTELNGPSDPEKSMAAALDEAAAALLGIWESAREGTANRVSGAQLRAVMVVEQHDGINLRRLATRLGMLLSSASRLCDRLVAAGMLEREPGRFDRREISLHLTPDARRLLAELRADRQAQLAAVLAAMSPGGRDALLSGMREFDESARRQQAQSASAPGESAGQGEWPDDPDRPTVRSRDWSVDPDRQARAVWAGPAGGPERSIGSNRDWPAGDPPVARTA